In Topomyia yanbarensis strain Yona2022 chromosome 2, ASM3024719v1, whole genome shotgun sequence, one DNA window encodes the following:
- the LOC131681299 gene encoding tubulin beta chain-like, with the protein MREIVHIQAGQCGNQIGAKFWEVISDEHGIDATGAYCGDSDLQLERINVYYNEATGGKYVPRAVLVDLEPGTMDSVRAGPFGQLFRPDNFVFGQSGAGNNWAKGHYTEGAELVDSVLDVVRKESEGCDCLQGFQLTHSLGGGTGSGMGTLLISKIREEYPDRIMNTFSVVPSPKVSDTVVEPYNATLSVHQLVENTDESYCIDNEALYDICFRTLKLTTPTYGDLNHLVSATMSGVTTCLRFPGQLNADLRKLAVNMVPFPRLHFFMTGFAPLTSRGSQQYRALTVPELTQQMFDAKNMMAACDPRHGRYLTVAAIFRGRMSMKEVDEQMLNVQSKNSSYFVEWIPNNVKTAVCDIPPRGLKMSSTFIGNSTAIQEIFKRIAEQFTAMFRRKAFLHWYTGEGMDEMEFTEAESNMNDLVSEYQQYQEATADEEGEFDEEEEGGDE; encoded by the exons AtgcgtgaaatagttcacattcAAGCCGGCCAGTGCGGCAATCAGATTGGAGCAAAATTTTGGGAAGTAATATCCGACGAACATGGTATAGATGCCACCGGTGCCTATTGCGGGGATAGTGATTTACAACTGGAACGGATTAACGTATACTACAACGAGGCAACCGGCGGAAAGTATGTTCCTCGTGCTGTACTGGTTGACCTAGAACCGGGCACTATGGATTCCGTAAGGGCTGGCCCATTCGGGCAACTGTTTCGACCGGATAATTTCGTTTTTGGACAGTCTGGAGCAGGAAACAACTGGGCCAAGGGACACTATACAGAAGGCGCTGAGCTAGTGGACTCGGTACTAGATGTGGTCCGTAAGGAATCTGAAGGTTGCGATTGCCTTCAGGGATTCCAACTTACACACTCGCTGGGTGGTGGCACTGGTTCTG GAATGGGAACGCTTCTGATCTCGAAGATTCGAGAGGAGTACCCAGACCGCATCATGAACACATTTTCGGTTGTTCCTTCACCCAAAGTTTCCGACACGGTTGTTGAGCCGTACAACGCTACCCTCAGCGTGCACCAGCTGGTAGAAAATACAGACGAATCATACTGCATTGACAACGAAGCCTTGTACGATATCTGCTTTCGAACGCTGAAGCTGACCACACCAACATACGGAGATTTGAACCATTTGGTTTCAGCTACCATGTCCGGCGTTACCACGTGCCTTCGCTTCCCCGGGCAGCTAAACGCTGATCTTCGGAAACTGGCCGTAAACATGGTTCCCTTTCCCCGATTACATTTCTTCATGACTGGATTCGCGCCACTGACATCTCGAGGGTCCCAACAGTATCGAGCTCTCACCGTCCCCGAGCTAACTCAGCAGATGTTCGACGCAAAGAACATGATGGCGGCATGTGATCCACGACACGGACGTTATCTCACAGTTGCAGCGATTTTCCGCGGTCGCATGTCGATGAAGGAAGTCGACGAACAAATGCTAAACGTTCAAAGCAAAAACAGTAGCTACTTTGTAGAGTGGATTCCAAACAACGTTAAAACGGCGGTATGTGACATTCCGCCACGTGGACTGAAGATGTCATCGACATTCATCGGTAACTCGACGGCGATTCAGGAGATTTTCAAGCGAATCGCCGAACAGTTTACAGCAATGTTTCGAAGGAAGGCTTTCCTGCACTGGTACACCGGCGAGGGAATGGATGAGATGGAGTTCACGGAAGCGGAAAGCAACATGAATGATTTGGTTTCAGAGTATCAGCAGTATCAGGAGGCAACGGCTGACGAAGAAGGAGAGTTTGACGAGGAAGAAGAAGGTGGTGACGAGTGA